One region of Juglans regia cultivar Chandler chromosome 4, Walnut 2.0, whole genome shotgun sequence genomic DNA includes:
- the LOC108992598 gene encoding protein STRUBBELIG-RECEPTOR FAMILY 3-like, translating into MGCVNRSFGVGLCIGLMLILTARSCFGLTDPLDVMAINSLYVSLGYPPLLGWLLVGGDPCGDNWEGVRCVFSNVTELRLSGLNLGGELGYSLGDFGSILAIDLSNNHIGGTIPSLLPLTIRNFSLSGNNFTGSIPDTLSLSGQLMDLSLKNNFLSGGIPDAFQQLTGLMNLDLSRNNLSGHLPPSLENLSSLTTLHLQNNQLSGTLDVLQDLPLQDLNIENNAFSGPIPTKLLSIPIFRKDGNPFNTTVIPSAPTAAPPRAAAPPRAAAPYSAKAPGLPTNGPAIPDILSSTGDGKFFTAKRVTWISVLGALILVACMLCLCMLRCLKGRQGKKNSERHDLGAYKASREKPNYETSVQQNDRMEKVPRETVVMPPDRYVVDNERKVVVPKLQSRQELDVKKASAVSIPKKDHDIDMTCMDLDFLPPPPPPPFFLSEEVNAKPTVPVEATTSRHQSKGLNTSSVEVFTVAWLQQHTNSFSPENFIGEGMLGSVYRAELPGGKLLAIKKLDAKVSRHLSDEDFLELVSSISKIRHANIVELVGYCAEHGQQLLVYEYCRNGTLHDALHVDNEIHKRLSWKTRIQVALGAARALEYMHEICQPSIVHRNFKSANLLLDNKLEVRVSDCGLAPLLSSDSASKLSGRLLIAYGYGAPEFDLGSYTYQSDVYSFGVVMLELLTGRKSYDRSLPRGEQFLVRWAIPQLHDIDALARMVDPSLKGAYPIRSLSRIADIISSCVQREPEFRPSMSEIVQELLQMI; encoded by the exons ATGGGTTGCGTCAACCGCAGTTTTGGCGTGGGGCTCTGTATTGGGCTGATGTTGATTCTAACGGCGAGATCTTGTTTTGGGCTCACTGACCCACTTGATG TTATGGCAATCAATAGCTTATATGTGTCTCTTGGGTACCCGCCACTACTTGGGTGGCTTCTTGTTGGAGGAGACCCGTGCGGGGATAACTGGGAAGGTGTTCGGTGTGTCTTCTCAAACGTAACAGAACT ACGGCTTAGCGGCTTAAATTTGGGAGGAGAGTTGGGCTATAGCTTGGGAGATTTTGGATCTATCTTAGCAAT AGACTTGAGCAACAACCATATTGGCGGGACAATTCCATCACTTTTGCCCCTTACCATCAGGAACTT TTCTCTTTCGGGAAACAACTTCACTGGAAGCATCCCCGACACTTTGTCCTTGTCAGGTCAATTGATGGACTT gtcattaaaaaataactttctaTCTGGAGGAATACCAGATGCCTTTCAACAGCTTACTGGTTTGATGAACTT AGATTTGTCGAGAAACAACTTAAGTGGTCATTTGCCTCCCTCGTTGGAAAATTTGTCATCTCTTACCACATT GCACTTACAAAACAATCAACTTTCTGGGACACTTGATGTTTTACAGGATCTTCCCCTTCAGGATCT GAACATAGAGAACAATGCATTCTCTGGACCTATACCTACAAAATTGCTGAGTATCCCAATTTTCAG AAAAGATGGAAATCCCTTCAATACTACAGTTATTCCATCAGCTCCAACTGCAGCACCTCCCCGTGCAGCAGCACCTCCCCGTGCAGCAGCACCATACTCTGCAAAAGCCCCAGGGCTACCAACAAATGGACCTGCTATCCCAGATATCTTGAGCTCTACAGGAGATGGGAAGTTTTTCACAGCCAAGAGGGTCACTTGGATTTCTGTTTTAGGGGCTTTGATACTTGTTGCATGCATGCTGTGTCTTTGTATGTTGAGATGCTTAAAAGGAAGGCAAGGGAAAAAGAATTCTGAGAGGCATGATTTAGGTGCCTATAAGGCCTCTAGAGAAAAGCCTAACTACGAGACTTCGGTTCAGCAGAATGATCGAATGGAGAAAG TTCCAAGAGAGACAGTTGTGATGCCACCAGATAGGTATGTGGTAGACAATGAAAGAAAGGTTGTAGTTCCAAAGCTTCAAAGTAGACAAGAGTTAGATGTGAAAAAAGCATCTGCAGTTTCAATACCTAAGAAGGATCACGATATAGACATGACCTGTATGGATTTGGATTTCTTgccgccaccaccacctcctccgtTCTTTCTTTCTGAGGAAGTGAATGCAAAACCAACGGTGCCTGTTGAAGCAACTACAAGTAGACATCAGTCTAAGGGTCTGAACACAAGTTCTGTAGAAGTTTTCACTGTGGCTTGGCTACAGCAGCATACAAATAGCTTTTCTCCTGAAAATTTTATTGGTGAAGGCATGCTTGGTAGTGTTTATAGGGCTGAGCTCCCTGGTGGAAAG CTACTGGCAATCAAGAAACTGGATGCTAAAGTTTCCAGGCATCTGAGTGATGAGGACTTTTTGGAGCTAGTTTCTAGCATCTCTAAAATTCGGCATGCTAATATTGTGGAGCTTGTCGGTTACTGTGCTGAACATGGGCAGCAACTACTTGTGTATGAGTATTGTCGAAATGGGACACTTCATGATGCACTGCATGTGGACAATGAGATTCACAAGAGACTTTCATGGAAAACACGCATCCAAGTGGCACTTGGGGCTGCAAGAGCCCTAGA GTATATGCATGAGATTTGTCAGCCATCCATTGTTCACCGAAATTTCAAGTCTGCCAATCTTCTCCTTGATAACAAGCTTGAAGTACGTGTCTCAGATTGTGGTTTGGCTCCTCTATTATCATCTGATTCAGCGAGCAAG TTGTCTGGGCGACTTCTCATTGCATATGGTTATGGTGCCCCGGAATTTGACTTGGGAAGTTATACTTATCAGAGTGATGTCTATAGCTTTGGCGTTGTAATGTTAGAACTCCTCACAGGGAGGAAGTCATATGACAG GTCATTGCCACGAGGGGAGCAATTTTTGGTTAGGTGGGCAATTCCTCAGCTTCATGATATTGATGCATTAGCAAGGATGGTTGATCCTTCACTAAAGGGGGCATATCCCATAAGATCATTATCACGCATTGCGGATATCATTTCCTCATGTGTACAG CGAGAGCCGGAATTCAGGCCGTCAATGTCTGAAATTGTCCAGGAACTTCTACAAATGATTTAG